The Candidatus Polarisedimenticolaceae bacterium DNA window CGGGATGGCTCGTGCCCAGGTGGCAGCTCTGGCAGAGGCGCGGCGGCGTCGCGACCAGGAGGTTGTCGTGGAGCGAGCCGTGCGGGTCGTGGCAGTTGAGGCAGTCCTCGCGCACCGGCGGGTGCTCGAAGAGGACCGGGCCGCGCTTCTCCATGTGGCAGCGGTAACAATTGTCGTTGACCGACGCGTCGACGAGCAGCGCCTTCGTCGTCGTTCCGTGCGGGTTGTGGCAGTCGCTGCACTGCATCTTGCTTTCTCGCAGCGGCATGTGGCTCGACATCATCGTCTGGATGCGCTGCATCTTGTGGCAGGCGAAGCAGACGTCGGCTTGCACCGGGAACTTCAGGAGCGACGCGTTCTTGCCGTCCTTGTTATGGATCGCGTGGCACGAGAGGCACGAGAGATCGTTCTGCTGGTGGATCGAGCCCGGCCAGTCGCGGACGTGTTGTTGATCGTGGCAGCCGAGGCACGTTTTCGCCGCGGCGGCCGGGGCGAGCTTCGCAGGGTTGACGATCTTCGTCGCGTCGCCGCCGGCTTCGACGTGCGCGCTCCCCGGACCGTGACATCCCTCGCAATCGGCGACGCCGGGATGATCGGCGTAGTGGCGGAGCGACGCGCCCTCGGCCTCGTGGCAGCTCACGCAGACGTCGGCGCCGACCGCGTGGGGCGCTGAGGTCTCGGCGGCGCGTACGGCGGCCGCGGTGAAGAGCAGGCTCGCGAACAAGAAGGCGCTTCGACGCACGGGGACGTCCTCGGCGCCGGATCATAAGTGGTTCCGTCGGTTGGGATTGAGAAATTCTTTGTCAATTAAGAAGGATGTGTTCGGTGCGGTTGTATGTCCGGCCGTAGATTGGCCAGGTTGAACAATCAGAATCTTCCTACCGGCCTGCCGGTCCCGCGCGTCACCAAGGTGCGGGTAGCCGTCCCCCTCCACTCCCCTTATGATGGCCGGCATGGTCACGCACTTCAGCACCTGACGGACGACAAGGCCTGAGGGACTCAGGCCCCATCGCCCAGCGGCCGGCCGCAGACGCTGATCGCCCGATCCGGGTGAGCGCCTGAAGCTGGGCGCTCGGCATCGGAGCTGGCGACATGTTCAAGCTCGATTCGGCAATCCAGGACAAGCTCGAGACGATCGCGACGGGTGTGGCCGCCGCGCAGGCGGAGGCGGTCGACCGCGAAGGCGCGTTTCCGAAGGCCACGATGGACGCGCTGGCGTCGGCGGGCCTCTATGGACTGATCAGCGATCGCGAAGTCGGCGGGCTGGGACAAGGCCCGGGCGCCGCGGCGGCCGCGGTCTCGCGCATGGCGCGCACGTGCGGGTCGACGGGGATGGTCCTGGCGATGCACTACGCCGGAAGTGCGGTGATCGAGAAGCATGGGCCGCAGGACGTCCGGCGCGACATCGCGAAGGGGAAGCACCTCAGCACGCTCGCGTTCTCGGAGGCAGGTTCCCGCAGCCACTTCTGGGCGCCGGTCTCCACCGCGAAGCCTAACGGCAAGGGCGTGATCCTCGATGCCGAGAAGAGCTGGGTGACCTCTGCGGGTGCGGCGACCGCGTACGTCTGGTCGAGCAAGCCGGTCGCGGCGGAGGGCGCCAGCACGATCTGGCTCGTCCCGTCGGGGAGCGCGGGCCTCGAGACGCCGGCACGGTTCGACGGGCTCGGCCTGCGCGGCAACGACTCGCGCCCCGTGAGCGCGTCGCACGTCGCGATCCCGGAGTCGCATAGGCTCGGCGACGACGGCGCGGGGTTCGGGATCATGATGGGCGTCGTCCTCCCCTACTTCAATCTCATGAACGCCGCGTTCTCGGTCGGCCTCATGGAGGCGGCGACCGAGCGGACGGCGGCGCACGCGGCGGGCGCGAGGTACGCCCACATGGACGCGTCGCTCGCGGACCTGCCGACGATCCGCGCGTTCATCGCGAGGATGCGCGTGAAGACCGACATGGCGAAGGCGCTCGTCGCCGATGCGATCGACGCCGCGGAGAGCGGGCGCGACGACGCGATGCTGCGCGTCCTCGAGTGCAAGGCCGCCGCGGGCGAGACCGCGCTCGAGGTGGCGCAGCTCGGCATGCGCGTCTGCGGCGGTGCCGCGTACCGCAAGGACGTGGGCGTCGAGCGCGTCTTCCGCGACGCGCAGGCGGCGAGCGTGATGGCGCCGACGACCGACCAGCTCTACGACTTCATCGGGAAGGCCTGCTGCGGCCTTCCGCTGTTCTGATCGTGCGCACGCTCACGCTCGGCGCGGTGGCGTACGACCCGAAGGTCGTCACGATCTGGGAAGGCTTCAAGGACTACTTCATCGCCAACGGCCTGAAGTTCGACTTCGTCCTCTACTCGAACTACGAGCGGATGGTCGACGGACAGTTCGACGGCGAGATCCAGGTCGCGTGGAATTCGCCGCTCGCGTGGATCGAGGCCGAGCGCTTGGCTACGGCCGTGGGCCGTGAGGCTTCCGCGATCGCGATGCGCGACACCGATCGCGATCTCACGTCCGTGATCGTCGTGAAGACCGGCTCCCCGGTGCGCACGCTTGCGGACCTCCGAGGGAAGACGGTCGCGGTCGGCGCTTCGGATTCGCCGCAGGCCACGCTGATTCCGCTTCTCCTGATCGCCGAGTCGGGCCTCACGCCCGGCGTCGACTTCACGCTGATACGGCACGATCTTCTGGTCGGGAAGCACGGCGATCACATCGGAGGCGAGCGCGAGGCGGCGCGCGCCCTCATCGCGGAGCGCGCCGATGCGGCGTGCATGATCGATGCGAACCACCTCGGGTTCTCGCGCGACGGCACGCTGCCCGCGGGCTCGACGCGCGTCCTCGCTCAGACGCCGCCGTACGACCATTGCAACTTCACGGTGCTGGGCGACGCACCGAAGGCGGAGATCGCGAAGTTCACGGACCTCCTGCTCCGCATGTCGTACGACGACCCGGCAGTGCGAGGCCTTCTCGACCTCGAGGGCCTCAAGAAGTGGATGCCGGGGCGAACCGAGGGCTACACGCAGCTGGGCCGCGCGGTCGATGCGTTCGACACGCTCGGGGCGTGGCTCGCGGGCGTGGGACAGCGATGACGATGCTCGATCTCGGCGACCTCGGGCTCGACCGCGGCGGCCACCTGCTGATCAAGCGCGCCCTGCGCGACGTTCCCGCCGGTGGCACGCTCGACCTCTCGGGAACGGGCGAGGAGCTGCGCGTTCACCTGCGTGCCTGGTGTCGCGCGCACGGGCACGATCTGACGATTCTCCCGCCGCGGCCCGGGGGACCGGTCGCGCGGATCACGCGCGGGTCGGCCGACCGCTTCAGCGGCGCGACACCCGCGGGCGCCCCCGATCGCCGCGAAACCGGTGCGGTCGTCGACCACCCGCCGGCGCGCTGGGGACTCGCGGCACGCGGTGCCGTGGTCGAGGCGGGAAGCCCCGTATTCGACTTTCCGATCTCGGCGAAGGAGGTCGTATGGGCCGACGAGGCGGCGGCGCTGTATGCGCAGGCCGCGGCGGCGCAATGGGACCCGGCGACCGCGGTCGATTGGGGCGCGCCGATCACGCACCCCGCCGAGATCGAGGATGCCGTCGTCCAGGTCATGACCTTCCTCATCGAGAACGAGACGGCGGCGCTCATCGTCCCGGCGAGCTTCCTCGCGCGCATCCATCCGCACTTCCGCGAGGTCCTCCAGCTCCTGGCGATCCAGGCGAGCGACGAGGCGCGGCACATCGAGTGCTTCACGCGCCGCGCGCTCCTCCTCAGGAAGGGTCTCGGCTTCTCGACGGCGGGCGGGCAGGAGTCTCTCAAGACGCTGCTCGAGGAGCCCGACTTCGCGCTCGCGTTCTTCCTGCTCTCGGTCCTGGGCGAGGGATCGTTCCTGTCGCTCCTGTGGTTCCTGCACGAGAGCGCTCCCGACCCGGTGACGCGCCGTGTGTCCCAGCTCGCCGCGGTCGACGAAGCGCGGCACGTCGCGTTCGGCCTGGCGCACCTCCGCCGGCACATGAGCCTCGACCCGGGTCTGCGCCCGCGCCTGGCGGCTTCGGTCGAGAGGCGCCACGAGGCGCTCCGGAACACCGACGGCCTGAACGAGGAAGTCTTCGACGCGCTCGTCCTCCTGGCCGCCGGATCGTGGGATCCCGCCGACATCGCGAAGGGCTACGACCGCGTAACGGCCCTCCAGCGCGACATGGATCGCGGGCGCCGCCAGCGCCTCGAGAAGCTCGGCTTCCCCACGGACGAAGCGGCGGCGCTGTCCGCGCTGCACACGCGGAACTTCATGTAATCATCTGGGCCGTGGGCTCGAGAGGGGACAGCTTCCGAAACTCCTCCTTTCGCGTTGCGTCCGAGCGCCTCGAAGGCGAGTTTCGGAAGCTGCCCCCTTTGATCCTCGCCGTGATCATGCTGGCGTCGGCCACGCTCTGCACCCTCGCGACGCGCGACAGCAGCGCGACCGACGACGAGCCCGCGCACATCGCCGCGGGCTACCTGAAGGTCGCGAAGGGCCGCTTCGACTTCTACAACGAGCAGCCGCCGCTCGTGAACACGGTCTCGGCGTTGCCGCTGATGCTCGGAAAGTACTCGCTTCCGCCGGATTGGAACGAGCCGAACGTGAACCCGTGGCATTTCGGTAAGGCGTTCCTCTACCGCTCGGGGAACGACGCCGACGGGATCCTGTGGCGCACGCGCTTGCCCATCGTCGGTCTCTTCGTGATCCTCCAGCTCGTCGTTTACGCCTTCGCCTTCGAGCTGACGCAGCGCGCGTGGGCAGCGCTCCTCGCGACGACGCTCACGGCGTTCTG harbors:
- a CDS encoding phosphate/phosphite/phosphonate ABC transporter substrate-binding protein, which gives rise to MRTLTLGAVAYDPKVVTIWEGFKDYFIANGLKFDFVLYSNYERMVDGQFDGEIQVAWNSPLAWIEAERLATAVGREASAIAMRDTDRDLTSVIVVKTGSPVRTLADLRGKTVAVGASDSPQATLIPLLLIAESGLTPGVDFTLIRHDLLVGKHGDHIGGEREAARALIAERADAACMIDANHLGFSRDGTLPAGSTRVLAQTPPYDHCNFTVLGDAPKAEIAKFTDLLLRMSYDDPAVRGLLDLEGLKKWMPGRTEGYTQLGRAVDAFDTLGAWLAGVGQR
- a CDS encoding DmsE family decaheme c-type cytochrome, which codes for MRRSAFLFASLLFTAAAVRAAETSAPHAVGADVCVSCHEAEGASLRHYADHPGVADCEGCHGPGSAHVEAGGDATKIVNPAKLAPAAAAKTCLGCHDQQHVRDWPGSIHQQNDLSCLSCHAIHNKDGKNASLLKFPVQADVCFACHKMQRIQTMMSSHMPLRESKMQCSDCHNPHGTTTKALLVDASVNDNCYRCHMEKRGPVLFEHPPVREDCLNCHDPHGSLHDNLLVATPPRLCQSCHLGTSHPGQPRDGKSRFVFNKSCVNCHTQIHGSQSPNGSALMR
- a CDS encoding acyl-CoA dehydrogenase family protein; the encoded protein is MFKLDSAIQDKLETIATGVAAAQAEAVDREGAFPKATMDALASAGLYGLISDREVGGLGQGPGAAAAAVSRMARTCGSTGMVLAMHYAGSAVIEKHGPQDVRRDIAKGKHLSTLAFSEAGSRSHFWAPVSTAKPNGKGVILDAEKSWVTSAGAATAYVWSSKPVAAEGASTIWLVPSGSAGLETPARFDGLGLRGNDSRPVSASHVAIPESHRLGDDGAGFGIMMGVVLPYFNLMNAAFSVGLMEAATERTAAHAAGARYAHMDASLADLPTIRAFIARMRVKTDMAKALVADAIDAAESGRDDAMLRVLECKAAAGETALEVAQLGMRVCGGAAYRKDVGVERVFRDAQAASVMAPTTDQLYDFIGKACCGLPLF